A window from Gemmatimonadaceae bacterium encodes these proteins:
- a CDS encoding glycosyltransferase family 1 protein, protein MREYETLRVLFCTDTYPPQVNGVSVVTALSVSGLRHRGWSCGVVAPRYPREAFDAFDALHFGDGAADSHFALPSMRFPPYPDLRLAAPLYGAVRGAVARFQPDLVHCETEFMIGRLGQIAAARASIPIVTSYHTDFGRYTHAYGVPWLHSTVTSNLARFHRRGQRAYTPSEPARQDLLNMGVADVEVWGRGVDVELFHPNKRSTPLREALGLTEKFVFIHVGRLAAEKNVHVVLDAFRQARKSLPRGSVHLLVAGSGPAEPELRRRASGSVTFLGNLDRQNRLPDMYASADAFVFASLTETLGLVVLEAMASGLPVVAVAAGGVVDHLRDGCNGLAVAPGSLTSMTEGLKQGMVRLVREPGLPRGLAAEARRTAEARSWEHELDRLEDSYREVHAGWSARRGPARSVSPELSFARQPR, encoded by the coding sequence ATGAGAGAATACGAAACGCTGCGCGTTCTCTTCTGCACGGACACGTATCCTCCGCAGGTGAATGGAGTGTCGGTGGTGACGGCGCTCTCCGTGTCGGGACTGCGCCATCGCGGATGGAGTTGCGGCGTCGTTGCACCACGATACCCCCGTGAGGCGTTCGACGCCTTCGACGCATTGCACTTCGGCGACGGAGCTGCCGACAGCCACTTCGCGCTGCCGAGCATGCGGTTCCCGCCCTACCCTGATCTCCGGCTCGCCGCGCCGTTGTACGGCGCCGTGCGCGGCGCCGTCGCGCGCTTTCAACCCGATCTCGTTCATTGCGAGACGGAATTCATGATTGGCCGGCTCGGACAGATCGCGGCCGCACGGGCCAGCATCCCGATCGTCACGTCATATCACACGGACTTCGGACGCTACACGCACGCGTACGGCGTTCCGTGGCTGCACTCGACGGTGACATCGAATCTCGCGCGCTTCCATCGGCGCGGCCAGCGCGCATACACGCCATCGGAGCCGGCGCGTCAGGATTTGCTCAACATGGGCGTCGCCGACGTCGAGGTGTGGGGGCGCGGCGTGGACGTGGAGCTCTTTCACCCGAATAAGCGCAGTACGCCACTGCGCGAAGCGCTCGGGCTCACCGAGAAGTTTGTCTTCATTCACGTTGGACGGCTGGCTGCCGAAAAGAACGTCCATGTCGTGCTCGATGCGTTCCGTCAGGCGCGCAAGTCGTTGCCGCGCGGCTCGGTGCATCTTCTCGTGGCCGGCAGCGGACCGGCCGAGCCCGAGCTGCGACGGAGAGCGTCGGGCTCGGTGACTTTCCTCGGCAATCTCGACCGCCAGAACCGGCTGCCCGACATGTATGCGAGCGCCGATGCTTTCGTCTTCGCGTCGCTGACGGAGACATTAGGTCTCGTGGTCCTCGAGGCAATGGCGAGCGGGCTGCCGGTCGTCGCCGTGGCAGCAGGCGGAGTCGTCGACCACCTGCGCGACGGCTGCAATGGGCTGGCGGTCGCGCCAGGAAGCCTAACGTCGATGACGGAGGGACTGAAGCAGGGTATGGTACGGTTGGTCCGTGAGCCGGGACTGCCTCGCGGCCTCGCCGCGGAAGCGCGGCGGACGGCGGAAGCGCGGAGCTGGGAGCACGAGCTCGACCGGCTCGAAGACAGTTATCGCGAAGTCCACGCTGGCTGGAGTGCGCGCCGCGGCCCGGCGCGGTCCGTTTCGCCAGAGCTCTCGTTTGCTCGGCAGCCGCGCTGA
- a CDS encoding phosphatase PAP2 family protein, translating to MTSATLFTRLADRDRALFARCLVDQGASRRRRVFWTTITHLGGVSCSVFAATLPLFLGGAVADAARQTLAMLVFSHLVVQVVKRTVSRPRPSNALDCVTLVVEPDRFSFPSGHSAAAMAVAFGYAMAFPSLAAPLVAIAFLVGASRVFLGVHYPGDVLVGQLIAVLTGVAWHLA from the coding sequence ATGACGAGCGCCACACTGTTTACCCGTCTCGCCGACCGCGATCGCGCGCTCTTCGCGCGCTGTCTCGTCGATCAGGGTGCATCGCGTCGGCGACGCGTGTTCTGGACGACGATCACGCACCTCGGCGGCGTCTCGTGCTCGGTGTTCGCAGCGACGCTGCCGCTATTCCTCGGCGGTGCCGTCGCCGACGCGGCGCGGCAAACGCTCGCGATGCTCGTCTTCTCACACCTCGTTGTGCAAGTTGTAAAGCGAACGGTGAGCCGGCCGAGACCATCGAACGCGCTCGACTGCGTGACACTCGTGGTGGAGCCCGACCGATTCTCATTTCCCTCGGGGCACTCCGCTGCCGCGATGGCTGTGGCCTTTGGTTACGCGATGGCCTTTCCATCCCTTGCCGCGCCCCTGGTGGCGATTGCCTTTCTGGTTGGCGCGTCGCGAGTGTTTCTTGGTGTGCACTATCCGGGGGACGTGCTCGTCGGACAGCTGATCGCCGTGCTCACAGGGGTTGCTTGGCACCTCGCCTGA